One genomic region from Salinicola endophyticus encodes:
- a CDS encoding LexA family transcriptional regulator: protein MTNSAPSFLQRQPHLPLIDGHWEPVDATELVEIPLLGQVAAGLPMEACLDDATVHVPAQLVRRNTYALRVRGDSMIDCNIFDGDIIIIERYESAENGETAVVLINNQEVTLKKLFIEKSGVRLQPANDTMAPIFLKNEDVQVLGLVMGVMRNPPQAA from the coding sequence ATGACAAATTCCGCACCGAGCTTTCTGCAGCGTCAGCCACACCTGCCCCTGATCGACGGCCACTGGGAACCGGTGGACGCCACCGAGCTGGTCGAGATCCCCCTGCTGGGTCAGGTCGCCGCCGGCCTGCCGATGGAGGCGTGCCTGGACGACGCCACCGTCCACGTGCCCGCCCAACTGGTGCGGCGCAACACCTATGCCCTGCGCGTGCGCGGCGACTCGATGATCGACTGCAATATCTTCGATGGCGACATCATCATCATCGAGCGCTACGAATCCGCCGAGAACGGCGAAACCGCCGTGGTCCTGATCAACAACCAGGAAGTGACCTTGAAGAAGCTGTTCATCGAGAAATCCGGCGTGCGCCTGCAGCCGGCCAACGACACCATGGCGCCGATCTTTCTCAAGAACGAGGACGTGCAGGTGCTCGGACTGGTGATGGGTGTCATGCGCAATCCGCCCCAGGCGGCCTGA
- a CDS encoding gamma-glutamyltransferase family protein, translated as MSLAFDHNNPYPSRRSATYSQRGMVAASQPQASQAGRDMLAQGGNAVDAAIATAAVLSVVEPSGNGIGGDAFALVWIASEGGRGQLHGLNASGHAPAALTPEAVRAAGHSEMPLHGWTPVTVPGTPAAWATLSQRFGKLDFATLLAPAIRIAREGFPVSPVISVLWQRAEGEFRARADDPAVAPWLDAFAPLGRAPHPGELHRNEAQARTLEALAESHCESFYRGALAQTIDAFSRRTGGYLRAEDLAGYTPEWVEPIAADYRGYQVWEIPPNGQGMVALMALRLMEGFDPSVRDDPELLHRQIEAMKLAYTDGHHHITDSGHMRTSVAALLSDAYADTRRRLIGATAIDPEPGQPQAGGTVYLATADADGNMVSYIQSNYHGFGSGVVVPDTGISLQNRGHGFSLDADHVNVLAPGKRTFHTIIPGFLSRDGIGLGPFGVMGGFMQPQGHMQVVMNLIDYGLNPQAALDAPRWQWMGERQVGIEPGYPLHLVRDMAARGHQVSLAIDSTSYGRGQIILRHPDTGVYCGGTEPRTDSSIAVL; from the coding sequence ATGAGCCTCGCCTTCGACCACAACAACCCCTACCCCTCGCGCCGCAGCGCGACCTACTCCCAGCGCGGCATGGTCGCCGCCTCGCAGCCCCAGGCCAGTCAGGCGGGGCGCGACATGCTGGCCCAGGGCGGCAACGCGGTGGATGCCGCGATCGCCACCGCCGCGGTGCTGAGCGTGGTCGAGCCCAGCGGCAACGGCATCGGCGGTGACGCCTTCGCCCTGGTGTGGATCGCAAGCGAAGGCGGCCGCGGCCAGCTCCACGGCCTCAACGCCAGCGGCCATGCCCCCGCCGCCCTGACCCCGGAGGCGGTCCGCGCCGCGGGCCACAGCGAGATGCCGCTGCACGGCTGGACGCCGGTCACGGTGCCGGGCACGCCGGCGGCCTGGGCAACCCTGTCGCAGCGCTTCGGCAAGCTCGACTTCGCCACTCTGCTGGCGCCGGCGATCCGCATCGCCCGCGAGGGCTTTCCGGTATCGCCGGTGATCAGCGTCCTGTGGCAGCGTGCCGAAGGCGAGTTCCGCGCCCGCGCCGACGACCCCGCGGTGGCGCCGTGGCTCGATGCCTTCGCGCCCCTAGGCCGCGCCCCACACCCCGGCGAGCTGCATCGCAACGAGGCCCAGGCGCGCACACTGGAAGCGCTGGCCGAGAGCCACTGCGAGAGCTTCTACCGCGGCGCCCTGGCGCAGACCATCGACGCCTTTTCGCGCCGGACCGGCGGCTACCTGCGCGCCGAGGATCTGGCCGGCTACACCCCGGAGTGGGTCGAGCCGATCGCCGCCGACTACCGCGGCTACCAGGTGTGGGAGATTCCGCCCAACGGCCAGGGCATGGTGGCACTGATGGCGCTGCGCCTGATGGAGGGCTTCGATCCCAGCGTGCGCGATGACCCCGAGCTGCTGCACCGCCAGATCGAGGCGATGAAGCTCGCCTATACCGACGGCCACCATCACATCACCGACAGCGGCCACATGCGCACCAGCGTGGCGGCGCTGCTCAGCGACGCCTACGCCGACACCCGCCGGCGCCTGATCGGCGCCACCGCCATCGACCCCGAGCCGGGCCAGCCCCAGGCCGGCGGCACGGTCTATCTGGCCACCGCGGACGCCGACGGCAACATGGTCTCCTACATCCAGAGCAACTATCACGGCTTCGGCTCCGGCGTGGTAGTGCCGGACACCGGCATCTCGCTGCAGAACCGCGGCCACGGCTTCAGCCTCGATGCCGACCACGTCAACGTGCTCGCCCCCGGCAAGCGCACCTTCCACACCATCATCCCGGGCTTTCTCAGCCGTGACGGTATCGGCCTGGGGCCGTTCGGGGTGATGGGCGGCTTCATGCAGCCACAGGGACATATGCAGGTGGTGATGAATCTGATCGATTACGGACTCAACCCGCAGGCGGCGCTGGACGCCCCGCGCTGGCAGTGGATGGGCGAGCGTCAGGTGGGTATCGAGCCCGGCTATCCGCTGCATCTGGTGCGCGACATGGCCGCGCGCGGCCATCAGGTCTCACTGGCGATCGACAGCACCAGCTACGGCCGCGGCCAGATCATCCTGCGCCACCCCGACACCGGGGTCTACTGCGGCGGCACCGAGCCGCGCACCGACTCCAGCATCGCGGTGCTGTGA
- a CDS encoding chromate transporter produces MRTQGMRTQWQLFLAFLRVGLLGFGGGPSMIPLVRAEVVTRYAWMDDAEFGDVLAIGNTLPGPIATKMAGYIGYRVGGLGGCVIAVLAQILPCIVAMVALLGLFTRYRDQRWIEGMSQGVVPVVMVMMAQLTWDFWQKSRAALGWIASLIMGAVAGGLIYGLDIHPGLVIGAILVAALLRPERNRRRKEASS; encoded by the coding sequence ATGCGGACTCAGGGCATGCGCACCCAGTGGCAACTGTTTCTCGCCTTCCTGCGCGTCGGCCTGCTCGGCTTCGGCGGTGGTCCTTCGATGATCCCGCTGGTGCGGGCCGAAGTGGTCACCCGCTACGCGTGGATGGATGACGCCGAATTCGGCGACGTGCTGGCCATCGGCAATACCCTGCCGGGGCCGATCGCGACCAAGATGGCCGGCTATATCGGTTACCGGGTCGGCGGCCTCGGCGGCTGCGTGATCGCCGTGCTGGCCCAGATCCTGCCCTGCATCGTGGCCATGGTGGCGCTGCTCGGGCTGTTCACCCGCTACCGCGATCAGCGCTGGATCGAGGGCATGAGCCAAGGCGTGGTGCCGGTGGTGATGGTGATGATGGCGCAGCTGACCTGGGACTTCTGGCAGAAGTCGCGGGCCGCGCTGGGCTGGATCGCCAGCCTGATCATGGGCGCGGTCGCCGGCGGGCTGATCTACGGGCTCGATATCCACCCGGGCCTGGTGATCGGCGCCATCCTGGTCGCGGCGCTGCTGCGCCCTGAGCGCAACCGGCGGCGCAAGGAGGCCAGCTCATGA
- a CDS encoding tripartite tricarboxylate transporter substrate binding protein: MFPRPIKTSASARRRFGAALASLAAGLSLGSLGLGVLGASPAAQADDYPDHAIEFIVPWSPGGGSDSLMRVISNAAEQYLGQPLPVINMPGVSGTLGLKALAQKKPDGYTLGQVHEGLMAAHATGLTPLDWDDFQPIASLASSPQYLVVNADSGWETFADFAAYAKENPGKVRFGATLGGIPHVHGAMIEDAIGTSFRYVGYEGTGARIRGLVGGHIDAAIGDISSSLGFVDNGDLRFLAVGTPQRPAQTPDVPTFKELGYPGLKLSINRGIVAPKGIDPAKVETLAADFEAMSKDPAFVDKMRALGAEVDFMGPTAYADYLAEVDDTVQRLSGKLAR; this comes from the coding sequence ATGTTTCCTCGACCGATCAAGACCTCCGCTAGCGCGCGCCGCCGGTTCGGCGCCGCCCTCGCCTCCCTCGCCGCCGGGCTGAGCCTGGGCTCGCTGGGGCTGGGCGTGCTCGGCGCCAGCCCCGCCGCCCAGGCCGACGACTACCCCGACCACGCCATCGAATTCATCGTGCCGTGGTCACCCGGCGGCGGCAGCGATTCCCTGATGCGGGTGATCTCCAACGCCGCCGAGCAGTACCTAGGCCAGCCGCTGCCGGTGATCAACATGCCCGGGGTCAGCGGCACCCTGGGGCTGAAGGCGCTGGCCCAGAAAAAGCCAGACGGCTACACCCTGGGCCAGGTCCACGAGGGGCTGATGGCGGCCCACGCCACCGGGCTCACCCCGCTCGACTGGGATGACTTCCAGCCGATCGCCTCGCTGGCCTCGTCGCCGCAGTATCTGGTGGTCAACGCCGACAGCGGCTGGGAGACCTTTGCCGATTTCGCCGCCTACGCCAAGGAAAACCCCGGCAAGGTGCGCTTCGGTGCCACCCTCGGCGGCATTCCCCACGTCCACGGCGCGATGATCGAGGACGCCATCGGCACCTCCTTCCGCTATGTGGGCTACGAGGGCACCGGGGCGCGCATCCGCGGTCTGGTGGGCGGGCACATCGACGCCGCGATCGGTGACATCTCCTCCTCGCTGGGCTTCGTCGACAACGGCGACCTGCGCTTCCTCGCCGTGGGCACCCCCCAGCGGCCGGCACAGACCCCGGACGTGCCCACCTTCAAGGAGCTCGGCTATCCCGGACTCAAGCTGAGCATCAACCGCGGTATCGTCGCCCCCAAGGGGATCGACCCGGCCAAGGTGGAGACACTGGCGGCGGACTTCGAGGCGATGTCGAAAGACCCCGCGTTCGTCGACAAGATGCGCGCGCTCGGCGCCGAGGTCGACTTCATGGGCCCCACGGCCTATGCCGACTATCTGGCCGAGGTCGACGACACCGTCCAGCGTCTCTCCGGCAAGCTGGCCCGATGA
- a CDS encoding GntR family transcriptional regulator: MRQAPAKALDATTAASQVYAALKRDLIRGRFAAGEKLAISHLRETYAVGLSPLREALNRLAAYGLLAQENQRGFRVPALKRRELDDIAGLRQQFEVQALEAALHHGDALWEAELLAAFHRLKRADEQPDALEHWEQMHLQFHRRLLEPCGSVWLLRFIEQLHDQFDRYRRMAPAHQDIRAQLDVQHAELVELALARGIAAARELIHAHIQLSYDVAKSACSE; this comes from the coding sequence ATGAGACAGGCGCCGGCCAAGGCGCTGGATGCCACCACCGCGGCGAGTCAGGTCTACGCTGCGCTCAAGCGCGATCTGATCCGCGGGCGCTTCGCCGCCGGCGAGAAGCTCGCGATCAGCCATCTCCGGGAGACCTATGCGGTGGGTTTGAGCCCGCTGCGTGAAGCGCTCAACCGCCTCGCCGCCTACGGGCTGCTGGCGCAGGAGAATCAGCGCGGCTTCCGCGTGCCGGCGCTGAAACGCCGCGAGCTCGACGATATCGCCGGGCTGCGCCAGCAGTTCGAGGTCCAGGCGCTGGAGGCAGCGCTGCACCATGGCGATGCCCTGTGGGAGGCGGAGCTGCTGGCGGCCTTTCACCGGCTCAAGCGCGCCGACGAGCAGCCCGATGCGCTCGAGCACTGGGAGCAGATGCACCTGCAGTTTCATCGGCGCCTGCTCGAACCCTGTGGCTCGGTGTGGCTTTTGCGCTTCATCGAGCAGCTCCACGACCAGTTCGATCGCTACCGGCGCATGGCACCGGCGCATCAGGACATTCGCGCCCAGCTCGATGTACAGCACGCCGAGCTGGTGGAGCTGGCGCTGGCGCGGGGGATCGCCGCGGCGCGCGAGCTGATCCACGCGCATATCCAGCTCTCCTACGATGTGGCCAAAAGCGCCTGCAGCGAATGA
- a CDS encoding tripartite tricarboxylate transporter TctB family protein: protein MSADSVTAAAPSGPAVDGSRGAVLANLLFNLALAALFTALFVAAGELPSSMWEPLGAGAFPRLVLGALILFNLALALQAALALGHAPRGAGTCAWLYQRRLAFATLAAFALYALAMPWLGFAPASLAFLLAVQWLLGARRGRRLLVATGVAVAFGVGLYLLFGQVFQIPLPAGRLW, encoded by the coding sequence ATGAGCGCCGACAGCGTCACGGCCGCCGCCCCCTCGGGGCCGGCGGTCGACGGCAGCCGTGGCGCAGTGCTGGCCAATCTGCTGTTCAATCTCGCCCTGGCGGCGCTGTTCACGGCACTGTTCGTGGCTGCCGGCGAGCTGCCCTCTTCGATGTGGGAGCCGCTGGGCGCCGGCGCCTTCCCGCGCCTGGTGCTGGGCGCGCTGATCCTGTTCAACCTGGCCCTGGCACTGCAGGCGGCGCTGGCCCTGGGCCACGCCCCACGCGGCGCGGGTACCTGCGCCTGGCTTTACCAGCGGCGGTTGGCCTTCGCCACCCTGGCGGCGTTCGCGCTGTATGCGCTGGCAATGCCGTGGCTCGGCTTCGCACCTGCCTCGCTGGCCTTCCTGCTCGCGGTGCAGTGGCTGCTCGGCGCGCGTCGCGGGCGACGTCTGCTGGTGGCAACGGGGGTCGCGGTGGCGTTCGGCGTGGGCCTCTATCTGCTGTTCGGCCAGGTGTTCCAGATTCCGCTACCCGCCGGGCGACTGTGGTAG
- a CDS encoding YigZ family protein → MRYAIPALAPGAIHTHSLEIDKSRFITWVAHAPDAAAFDHLLNEARATYPDASHHCSAFIAGAPGEQVAIGFSDDGEPGGTAGRPMFQALEGSGLGQVAVVVTRYFGGIKLGTGGLVRAYTQAVTQALESLPRREFTERHARRVRVGFALEAQARHWLQAHEVPVEAADYDGQGVTLTLAWPADNSLDLGLLAQRLRGELECLDE, encoded by the coding sequence ATGCGCTATGCGATTCCCGCGCTGGCGCCGGGGGCGATCCACACCCACAGCCTCGAAATCGACAAGAGTCGCTTCATCACCTGGGTCGCCCACGCCCCGGACGCGGCTGCCTTCGACCACCTGTTGAACGAGGCGCGCGCCACCTACCCCGATGCCAGCCACCACTGCTCCGCCTTCATCGCCGGCGCCCCCGGCGAGCAGGTGGCGATCGGTTTCTCCGATGACGGCGAGCCCGGTGGTACCGCTGGCCGGCCGATGTTCCAGGCCCTGGAGGGCAGCGGCCTGGGCCAGGTCGCGGTGGTCGTCACGCGCTACTTCGGCGGCATCAAGCTGGGCACCGGCGGCCTGGTGCGCGCCTACACCCAGGCGGTGACCCAGGCGCTTGAGAGCCTGCCACGGCGTGAGTTCACCGAGCGCCACGCGCGGCGAGTGCGTGTCGGTTTCGCTCTCGAAGCCCAGGCGCGCCACTGGCTGCAGGCCCACGAGGTACCGGTGGAAGCGGCCGACTACGATGGCCAGGGCGTCACCCTGACGCTGGCCTGGCCCGCCGACAACAGTCTCGATCTGGGGCTGCTGGCGCAGCGTCTGCGGGGCGAGCTGGAGTGCCTCGACGAGTAG
- the smc gene encoding chromosome segregation protein SMC: MRLKSIKLAGFKSFVDPVTVPFDGNMTAIVGPNGCGKSNVIDAVRWVMGESSAKTLRGESMTDVIFNGSSGRSPVGQASIELLFDNRDGSLGGAYADYAEIAVKRQVTRDAQSSYFLNGQKCRRRDIADIFLGTGLGPRSYAIIGQGMISRLVEARPEELRTTLEEAAGISKYKERRRETENRLRRTQENIERLDDIREELDKQLERLKRQADAARRYRTLKEEEHRLRGELALLRERALRSQQREEAARVAEYETQVEREVLGLRQCETRLVEGREQHDEIAAELEQHQAAFYQTGADIARLEQSLEHVRQRDQQLAADLDAARRERESLAALAGEDDARGEALAERLEALAPEAELADETLLTLAQSLEEAEAEAEAHQTEWERIEQQAGDSRHRAEREQEAIQRLERQSEELVAEIERRQQQRAALPDVSALEAQRDELQAALAILDERQETLTIRREARQEEREQARETLAAAQRERDALRERHHRAQGEIASLEALIEAALADDDSALTEQLAAHALDTAPRLAECLEVEPGWERCVSWVLAPWLKARVTDLTPAREVLEQLASGELPLVAPEGAAAPAPADSLAAKARGSAALGALLGAVRCVDDHASAWAAQAALTPGESVITADGLWLGHGWVRRLGEQDAQGDSVLLQRQRREALALQVAEIDQRLVALAESLEAGEAAIEESERGLEALRQAELDLSRERQQQATRLATLESRLEHSSARAAELAAESEARQARLEETREMLEETRERWQQALAEVEAGSGQRAAIDATRQQARERLAELRRQQQQAGQRQQQLALERQRLETQRGELAQQAQRSRTQLAALEERCAGLAAERERLNQPDDDQQMRLAELLEQRSQQESALNQCRDRANQLGEMLRQSELERQQHERDLEGLRTRLQEGRMQLQALALKADAQAEQLAEQQHDVDALGAALDPNATESAWQTRLEETGERIRRLGAINLAAIEEYDQQAERRDYLEAQHAELSEAIETLERAIRRIDQETRTRFKQTFEQVNQGLMALFPRVFGGGAAWLTLTGEDLLETGVAIMARPPGKKNSTIHLLSGGEKALTALSLVFAIFQLNPAPFCMLDEVDAPLDDANVGRYAKLVKEMSESVQFIFITHNKIAMEAAERLMGVTMQEPGVSRLVAVGVDEAASMAEAS, encoded by the coding sequence ATGCGCCTCAAGTCGATCAAACTGGCGGGTTTCAAATCGTTCGTCGATCCGGTCACGGTACCGTTCGACGGCAACATGACCGCGATCGTCGGCCCCAACGGCTGCGGCAAGTCCAATGTCATCGATGCGGTGCGCTGGGTCATGGGGGAGTCCTCGGCCAAGACCCTGCGCGGTGAGTCGATGACCGACGTCATCTTCAACGGCTCCAGCGGCCGTTCGCCGGTGGGCCAGGCCTCCATCGAACTGCTCTTCGACAACCGCGACGGCAGCCTCGGCGGCGCCTATGCCGACTACGCCGAGATCGCGGTCAAGCGCCAGGTCACCCGCGACGCCCAGTCGAGCTACTTCCTCAACGGCCAGAAGTGCCGCCGCCGCGATATCGCCGATATCTTCCTGGGCACCGGCCTGGGTCCGCGCTCCTACGCCATCATCGGCCAGGGCATGATCTCGCGCCTGGTCGAGGCGCGTCCGGAAGAGCTGCGCACCACTCTCGAAGAAGCGGCCGGTATCTCCAAGTACAAGGAGCGCCGACGCGAAACCGAGAACCGCCTGCGGCGGACCCAGGAGAACATCGAGCGTCTCGACGACATTCGCGAGGAGCTCGACAAGCAGCTCGAACGGCTCAAGCGTCAGGCCGATGCCGCGCGCCGCTACCGCACCCTGAAAGAAGAAGAGCATCGCCTGCGCGGCGAGCTGGCGCTGCTGCGCGAGCGCGCGCTGCGCAGCCAGCAGCGCGAGGAGGCGGCGCGGGTCGCCGAGTACGAGACCCAGGTGGAGCGCGAGGTGCTCGGCCTGCGCCAGTGCGAGACCCGTCTGGTCGAGGGGCGTGAGCAGCATGACGAGATCGCCGCCGAGCTGGAGCAGCACCAGGCTGCCTTCTACCAGACCGGGGCCGACATCGCGCGGCTGGAGCAGTCGCTCGAACACGTGCGTCAGCGCGACCAGCAGCTCGCCGCCGATCTCGACGCCGCCCGCCGCGAGCGCGAATCGCTGGCGGCGCTGGCGGGCGAGGACGACGCCCGCGGCGAGGCCCTGGCCGAACGACTCGAAGCGCTGGCACCGGAGGCGGAACTGGCCGACGAGACGCTGCTGACGCTGGCGCAGAGCCTGGAAGAGGCCGAAGCCGAGGCCGAGGCGCACCAGACCGAGTGGGAGCGCATCGAGCAGCAGGCCGGCGACAGCCGCCACCGCGCCGAGCGCGAGCAGGAGGCGATCCAGCGCCTGGAACGCCAGAGCGAGGAGCTGGTGGCGGAGATCGAGCGCCGCCAGCAGCAGCGTGCGGCGCTGCCCGATGTCAGCGCGCTGGAGGCCCAGCGGGACGAACTGCAGGCGGCGCTGGCGATCCTCGACGAGCGCCAGGAGACCCTGACGATCCGGCGTGAAGCGCGCCAGGAGGAGCGTGAGCAGGCGCGTGAGACGCTCGCCGCGGCCCAGCGCGAGCGCGATGCCCTGCGCGAGCGCCACCACCGCGCCCAGGGCGAGATCGCCTCGCTGGAGGCGCTGATCGAAGCCGCGCTGGCGGATGACGACAGCGCTCTGACCGAGCAGCTGGCAGCGCACGCGCTGGACACTGCCCCCCGGCTTGCCGAGTGCCTCGAGGTGGAGCCGGGCTGGGAGCGCTGCGTGAGCTGGGTGCTGGCGCCCTGGCTCAAGGCGCGGGTCACCGATCTGACCCCGGCGCGAGAAGTGCTGGAGCAGTTGGCCAGCGGCGAGCTGCCGCTGGTCGCCCCGGAGGGGGCGGCCGCGCCGGCGCCGGCGGATTCGCTCGCCGCCAAGGCCCGCGGCAGCGCGGCGTTGGGCGCCCTGCTCGGGGCCGTGCGCTGCGTCGACGATCACGCCAGCGCCTGGGCCGCACAGGCCGCGCTCACCCCCGGCGAGAGCGTGATCACAGCCGACGGGCTGTGGCTCGGCCATGGCTGGGTGCGCCGGCTGGGCGAGCAGGACGCCCAGGGCGACAGCGTGCTGCTGCAGCGTCAGCGGCGCGAGGCGCTGGCACTGCAGGTGGCGGAGATCGACCAGCGCCTGGTGGCGCTGGCGGAGAGCCTCGAGGCGGGCGAGGCGGCGATCGAGGAGAGCGAGCGCGGGCTGGAAGCGCTGCGCCAGGCGGAGCTCGACCTCTCCCGTGAGCGCCAGCAGCAGGCCACGCGTCTGGCCACGCTGGAGAGCCGGCTCGAGCACAGTAGCGCGCGGGCCGCCGAACTCGCCGCCGAGAGCGAAGCGCGTCAGGCGCGTCTGGAAGAGACCCGCGAGATGCTGGAAGAGACCCGCGAGCGCTGGCAGCAGGCACTGGCCGAGGTCGAGGCGGGGTCCGGGCAGCGTGCCGCCATCGACGCCACCCGCCAGCAGGCGCGGGAGCGCCTGGCCGAGCTGCGTCGCCAGCAGCAGCAGGCGGGGCAGCGCCAGCAGCAACTGGCGCTGGAGCGCCAGCGTCTCGAGACCCAGCGCGGTGAACTGGCGCAGCAGGCGCAGCGCAGCCGCACCCAACTGGCCGCGCTGGAAGAGCGCTGTGCGGGGCTGGCGGCCGAGCGTGAGCGCCTCAACCAGCCCGATGACGACCAGCAGATGCGCCTGGCCGAGCTGCTAGAGCAGCGCAGCCAGCAGGAGAGTGCCCTCAACCAGTGTCGTGACCGCGCCAACCAGCTCGGCGAGATGCTGCGCCAGAGCGAGCTCGAGCGTCAGCAGCACGAGCGCGATCTGGAAGGGCTGCGCACGCGCCTGCAGGAGGGTCGCATGCAGCTCCAGGCGCTGGCGCTGAAGGCCGATGCCCAGGCCGAGCAGCTCGCCGAGCAGCAGCACGACGTCGACGCCCTGGGCGCCGCGCTGGACCCCAACGCCACCGAGTCGGCGTGGCAGACCCGGCTCGAGGAGACCGGCGAGCGCATCCGCCGCCTGGGCGCGATCAACCTGGCGGCGATCGAGGAGTACGACCAGCAGGCCGAGCGCCGCGACTACCTCGAGGCCCAGCACGCCGAACTCAGCGAGGCGATCGAGACCCTGGAGCGGGCGATCCGGCGTATCGATCAGGAGACCCGAACCCGTTTCAAGCAGACTTTCGAGCAAGTCAATCAGGGCCTGATGGCGCTTTTCCCCCGAGTCTTCGGCGGCGGGGCCGCATGGTTGACCCTGACCGGGGAGGATTTGCTGGAGACCGGGGTGGCTATCATGGCGCGCCCCCCGGGCAAGAAAAACA
- a CDS encoding chromate transporter encodes MIYWELFLAFFIPNIVGYGGGPAIIPLIENEVVGRYGWMTSQQFAETLALGNTLPSPIATKMAGYIGYDVAGIGGSAIATFATVAPSLLLMLVALGTLYRYRDSIKVKSMSQWVRPVIMVLMAYLTWSFAAEGVDNAGWLHVAIIGAAATLLLWRFKLHPIWAVLLGLIYGGLLLG; translated from the coding sequence ATGATCTACTGGGAGCTATTCCTGGCGTTCTTCATTCCCAACATCGTCGGCTACGGCGGCGGCCCGGCGATCATCCCGCTGATCGAGAACGAGGTGGTCGGCCGCTACGGCTGGATGACCTCGCAGCAGTTCGCCGAGACCCTGGCCCTGGGCAACACCCTGCCCAGCCCGATCGCCACCAAGATGGCCGGCTACATCGGCTATGACGTCGCCGGTATCGGCGGCAGCGCGATCGCCACCTTCGCCACCGTGGCACCGTCGCTGCTGCTGATGCTGGTGGCGCTGGGCACCCTCTACCGCTACCGCGATTCGATCAAGGTGAAGTCGATGAGCCAGTGGGTGCGCCCGGTGATCATGGTGCTGATGGCCTATCTGACCTGGTCGTTCGCCGCCGAAGGCGTGGACAACGCCGGCTGGCTGCACGTGGCGATCATCGGCGCCGCGGCCACGCTGCTGCTGTGGCGCTTCAAGCTTCACCCGATCTGGGCGGTGCTGCTCGGACTCATCTATGGAGGACTACTGCTCGGCTGA